One segment of Herbaspirillum hiltneri N3 DNA contains the following:
- a CDS encoding glycosyltransferase family 4 protein: MKILLLNDEFYTTGASIAMLRLAERLVQNHEVSVMSRIEGDGEIKKYFEALGIPIVKDIQADAIDLLISNTILSGAHVAAAAPKVPVIWWVHEAEIGRDMLLRFPQLADGFKHASHIVMQTEFQRLVYGSFLFDSPAKVHVLPFWNDAIYRLQDFEPAPKPAQKKRVLCIGTVEPRKRMADTINAIDSLEADLRNQIECIFIGKYLQLPPGAQKLVDAFPDRYRMLGELPNEVALSYMASADVFVLASDSESQPLTIWEAFELEVPVCLSDLETYRHIGLRHGRNAMMHPVGNVEILASNLRLMLASDTLRKSVTKAGKSLLLKNLASDWTEEFERLVYRTQTESEIKKLGY, from the coding sequence ATGAAGATTCTCCTTTTGAATGACGAGTTTTACACCACCGGCGCGAGCATCGCCATGCTGCGTCTGGCGGAACGACTGGTGCAAAACCATGAAGTCTCGGTCATGTCGCGTATTGAAGGCGATGGCGAGATCAAAAAATATTTCGAAGCCCTCGGCATTCCCATCGTCAAGGATATTCAGGCCGACGCCATCGACCTGTTGATTTCGAATACGATCCTGTCCGGCGCCCATGTGGCGGCAGCCGCTCCGAAAGTCCCGGTGATCTGGTGGGTGCACGAGGCTGAAATCGGGCGCGACATGCTATTGCGTTTTCCGCAACTGGCCGATGGCTTCAAGCATGCGTCGCACATTGTGATGCAGACCGAATTTCAGCGGCTGGTATACGGCAGCTTCCTGTTCGACAGCCCGGCCAAGGTGCACGTGCTGCCGTTCTGGAACGATGCCATTTACCGCCTGCAGGATTTCGAGCCGGCGCCGAAGCCCGCGCAAAAAAAACGCGTTCTTTGCATCGGCACCGTTGAGCCGCGCAAGCGCATGGCCGATACCATCAACGCGATCGACAGTCTTGAAGCCGATCTGCGCAATCAGATCGAATGCATCTTTATCGGGAAATATCTGCAGTTGCCTCCCGGCGCTCAGAAACTGGTGGATGCCTTCCCCGATCGCTATCGCATGCTGGGCGAATTGCCCAACGAAGTGGCGTTGTCGTACATGGCGTCGGCCGACGTATTCGTGCTCGCCAGCGACAGTGAGTCGCAGCCGCTGACGATCTGGGAAGCCTTTGAGCTGGAAGTGCCGGTCTGCCTGTCCGACCTGGAAACCTATCGTCACATCGGCCTGCGTCACGGGCGCAATGCAATGATGCATCCGGTCGGCAATGTCGAAATTCTGGCTTCCAACCTGCGGTTGATGCTCGCCAGCGACACCTTGCGCAAGTCCGTCACCAAAGCCGGCAAAAGCTTGCTGCTGAAAAATCTGGCAAGCGACTGGACCGAAGAATTCGAACGTCTGGTGTATCGCACGCAGACCGAATCCGAAATCAAGAAACTCGGTTACTGA
- the glmU gene encoding bifunctional UDP-N-acetylglucosamine diphosphorylase/glucosamine-1-phosphate N-acetyltransferase GlmU has protein sequence MNIVILAAGMGKRMQSALPKVLHPLAGKSLLGHVVDTAKTLSPTQLCVVYGHGGDAVPSSFADAGLSFARQEPQLGTGHAVAQALPFLDDDAPTLVLYGDVPLTTPATLQRLMAAAGNDKLAVLTITVPDPTGYGRIVREHGKITRIVEQKDASEAERTICEINTGIIAAPTARLRTWLAALSNDNAQGEYYLTDVIAAAVADGVDVVSANPADVTETLGVNSKVQLAELERAYQRRVANALLEQGVTLLDPARLDVRGTLSCGRDVSIDVNCIFEGKVDIDDGAVIGANCIVKDARIGKGAQIKPFSHIDGAVVGASAQVGPYARLRPGAELGEEVHIGNFVEVKKSRIAARSKANHLAYIGDAVIGSGVNVGAGVITCNYDGVNKFETVIEDDAFIGSDSQLVAPVRVGKGATIGAGTTLTKDAPAGQLTLSRAKQLSLPGWTRPVKIKK, from the coding sequence ATGAACATCGTCATCCTCGCCGCCGGCATGGGAAAGCGCATGCAATCCGCGCTGCCGAAAGTCCTGCACCCGCTCGCCGGCAAATCCTTGCTGGGCCATGTCGTCGACACCGCCAAGACACTGTCGCCGACGCAACTGTGCGTGGTCTACGGCCACGGCGGTGACGCGGTTCCATCGAGCTTCGCCGACGCCGGACTCTCCTTTGCCCGCCAGGAACCGCAACTCGGCACCGGCCATGCAGTGGCGCAGGCGCTGCCTTTTCTGGATGACGACGCACCCACGCTGGTGCTGTACGGCGATGTGCCGCTGACTACCCCGGCCACGCTGCAACGCCTGATGGCCGCCGCCGGCAACGACAAGCTGGCGGTGCTGACGATCACCGTGCCGGATCCGACCGGCTACGGCCGCATTGTCCGGGAGCACGGCAAGATCACGCGCATCGTCGAACAAAAGGATGCCAGCGAAGCCGAGCGCACCATCTGCGAAATCAATACCGGCATCATCGCCGCCCCGACCGCCAGGCTGCGTACCTGGCTGGCCGCACTGTCCAACGACAACGCCCAGGGCGAGTACTACCTCACTGATGTCATCGCTGCGGCGGTGGCCGACGGCGTCGACGTCGTCTCGGCCAACCCGGCCGATGTGACGGAGACGCTTGGCGTCAACAGCAAGGTGCAACTGGCCGAGCTTGAGCGCGCCTACCAGCGCCGCGTCGCCAACGCGCTGCTGGAACAGGGCGTCACGCTGCTCGACCCGGCCCGGCTGGACGTACGCGGCACGCTGTCCTGCGGTCGCGATGTCAGCATCGACGTGAACTGCATCTTTGAAGGCAAGGTCGACATCGATGACGGCGCCGTCATCGGCGCCAACTGCATCGTCAAGGACGCGCGCATCGGCAAGGGCGCCCAGATCAAACCGTTCTCGCACATCGACGGCGCCGTGGTCGGCGCGTCGGCCCAGGTCGGCCCGTACGCGCGCCTGCGTCCGGGCGCCGAACTCGGCGAAGAAGTGCACATCGGCAATTTCGTGGAAGTGAAGAAGAGCCGCATCGCCGCACGCAGCAAGGCCAATCACCTGGCCTATATCGGCGACGCCGTGATCGGCTCGGGCGTCAATGTCGGCGCGGGCGTGATCACCTGCAACTACGACGGCGTCAACAAGTTTGAAACCGTCATCGAAGACGACGCCTTCATCGGCAGCGACAGCCAGCTGGTCGCCCCGGTGCGCGTGGGCAAAGGCGCCACCATCGGCGCCGGCACCACACTGACCAAGGATGCGCCGGCAGGCCAGCTGACGCTGTCGCGCGCCAAACAACTCTCCCTGCCGGGCTGGACGCGTCCGGTCAAGATCAAGAAGTAA
- a CDS encoding Lrp/AsnC family transcriptional regulator, with product MTINLDELDRRILNALQENAAQTNFQLAEHVHASPPTCLRRVKRLVEAGVITRQVAILAPEKLGPALTAIVEITLDRQGDEEQVEFEALMAAEPAVLQCYRVSPGPDFVLMVQVADMPAYHGLAHRLFATHQNVRNVRSYFSIHRSKFETRIAV from the coding sequence ATGACGATCAATCTAGATGAGTTGGACCGCCGCATCCTGAATGCCTTGCAGGAAAACGCGGCGCAAACCAATTTCCAACTGGCCGAGCATGTGCACGCGTCGCCGCCGACTTGCCTGCGCCGCGTCAAGCGGCTGGTGGAAGCGGGCGTGATCACGCGCCAGGTGGCGATTCTCGCGCCCGAAAAGCTGGGGCCGGCCCTGACCGCGATCGTCGAGATCACGCTGGACCGGCAGGGCGATGAGGAGCAGGTGGAGTTTGAGGCGCTGATGGCGGCGGAGCCGGCGGTGCTGCAATGCTACCGGGTGTCGCCGGGGCCGGATTTCGTGCTGATGGTGCAGGTGGCGGACATGCCTGCGTATCACGGGCTGGCGCATCGCCTGTTCGCCACGCATCAGAACGTGCGCAACGTGCGCAGTTATTTTTCGATTCACCGCAGCAAGTTTGAAACCCGCATCGCGGTTTGA
- the glmS gene encoding glutamine--fructose-6-phosphate transaminase (isomerizing): MCGIVGAVAQKDVTPILLEGLKRLEYRGYDSCGVAVHMDGKLQRSRSTARVAELQKQVAETHLAGFTGIAHTRWATHGAPATHNAHPHFSRDRIALVHNGIIENYEELRKELQGVGYVFESQTDTEVIAHLVDHMYTGDLFETVQQAVRRLAGAYAIAVFCVDEPHRVVAARQGSPLIVGVGEGQNFVASDAMALAGTTDQIIYLEEGDVVDLQLQRYWIVDAAGKSVTREVKTVQAFTSAVELGPYQHYMQKEIFEQPRAIADTLEGVSGIMPELFGDGAHKVFKGVDSVLILACGTSYYSGLTAKYWLESIARIPVNVEIASEYRYRDSVPNPNSLVVTISQSGETADTLAALKHARAQGMQHTLTICNVATSAMVRESQLAYITRAGVEVGVASTKAFTTQLAALFLLTLALAQTRGLLSDEQEAEHLKAMRHLPAALQSVLALEPSIAAWAEAFARKENALFLGRGLHYPIALEGALKLKEITYIHAEAYAAGELKHGPLALVTEEMPVVTVAPNDALIEKLKSNMQEVRARGGQLYVFADAGSSIASSEGVHVIRLPEHYGLLSPILHVVPLQLLAYHTALARGTDVDKPRNLAKSVTVE; this comes from the coding sequence ATGTGCGGCATTGTCGGCGCGGTTGCGCAAAAAGACGTCACTCCAATCTTGCTCGAAGGCCTCAAGCGCCTCGAATACCGCGGCTATGATTCCTGCGGCGTGGCGGTGCACATGGACGGCAAGCTGCAGCGCTCGCGCAGCACCGCGCGTGTCGCGGAGCTGCAAAAACAGGTCGCCGAAACCCACCTGGCCGGCTTCACCGGCATCGCCCACACACGCTGGGCCACGCACGGCGCTCCGGCAACGCACAATGCCCACCCGCATTTCTCGCGCGACCGCATCGCGCTGGTCCACAACGGCATCATCGAGAACTACGAAGAACTGCGCAAGGAACTGCAAGGCGTCGGCTACGTCTTTGAAAGCCAGACCGACACCGAAGTCATCGCCCACCTGGTCGACCATATGTATACCGGCGACCTGTTCGAGACTGTGCAGCAAGCCGTGCGCCGCCTCGCCGGCGCTTACGCCATCGCCGTGTTCTGCGTCGATGAACCGCACCGCGTGGTCGCCGCGCGCCAAGGCTCGCCGCTGATCGTCGGCGTGGGCGAAGGACAGAACTTCGTCGCCTCCGACGCCATGGCGCTGGCCGGCACCACCGACCAGATTATCTACCTCGAAGAAGGCGACGTGGTCGACCTGCAATTGCAACGCTACTGGATCGTCGACGCCGCCGGCAAGAGCGTCACGCGCGAAGTCAAGACCGTGCAGGCCTTCACCAGCGCCGTCGAACTCGGCCCCTACCAGCACTACATGCAGAAGGAGATCTTCGAACAGCCGCGCGCCATCGCCGACACCCTCGAAGGCGTCAGCGGCATCATGCCGGAGCTGTTCGGCGACGGTGCCCACAAGGTGTTCAAGGGCGTCGATTCGGTCCTGATCCTCGCCTGCGGCACCAGCTACTACTCCGGCCTGACCGCCAAATACTGGCTCGAGTCGATCGCCAGGATTCCGGTCAACGTCGAAATCGCCAGCGAATACCGCTATCGCGACAGCGTGCCGAATCCGAACTCGCTGGTAGTGACGATTTCACAAAGCGGCGAAACCGCCGACACCCTCGCCGCGCTCAAGCACGCTCGCGCGCAAGGCATGCAGCACACGCTGACCATCTGCAACGTCGCCACCAGCGCCATGGTGCGCGAATCGCAACTGGCCTACATCACGCGCGCCGGCGTCGAAGTCGGCGTCGCCTCGACCAAGGCCTTCACCACGCAACTGGCGGCGCTGTTCCTGCTCACGCTGGCGCTGGCGCAAACCCGCGGCCTGCTCAGCGACGAGCAGGAAGCCGAACACCTCAAGGCCATGCGCCACCTTCCCGCCGCGCTGCAAAGCGTATTGGCGCTGGAGCCGAGCATCGCCGCCTGGGCCGAAGCCTTCGCACGCAAAGAAAATGCCCTGTTCCTCGGCCGCGGCCTGCACTACCCGATCGCCCTCGAAGGCGCCCTGAAGCTCAAGGAAATCACCTACATCCACGCCGAAGCCTACGCCGCCGGCGAACTCAAGCATGGTCCGCTGGCGCTGGTGACGGAAGAAATGCCGGTGGTCACGGTCGCGCCGAACGACGCGCTGATCGAGAAGCTGAAGTCCAACATGCAGGAAGTGCGCGCACGCGGCGGTCAGCTGTACGTCTTCGCCGACGCCGGCTCCAGCATCGCCTCCAGCGAAGGCGTCCATGTCATCCGCCTGCCGGAACACTACGGCCTGCTGTCGCCGATCCTGCACGTGGTGCCGCTGCAATTGCTGGCGTATCACACCGCGCTGGCGCGCGGGACGGATGTGGACAAGCCGCGGAATCTGGCGAAGTCGGTGACGGTGGAGTGA
- a CDS encoding protein-tyrosine phosphatase family protein, translated as MPLSSRTLFSRLYAPPVDGTRQAIALSRSEAEKIPFLDTVAIISITAPEKSPAELAAFSHILRLSFADVDFLATANLSKRAEARLKKAFTQEQARQVKVFVESLPSGIRTILVHCEGGFSRSCAIVLALNELYGCVVDHGQLSEANPSVLKLMTGR; from the coding sequence ATGCCACTCTCTTCACGTACATTATTTAGTCGTCTCTATGCCCCACCGGTTGACGGCACCAGGCAGGCAATTGCGCTATCGCGTAGTGAGGCGGAGAAGATTCCATTTTTGGATACTGTTGCAATTATCTCAATAACGGCTCCCGAGAAGTCCCCGGCAGAACTGGCAGCCTTTTCGCACATCTTGCGACTCAGTTTCGCTGATGTTGATTTTCTGGCGACGGCCAATCTCTCAAAGCGCGCCGAGGCGAGGCTTAAAAAAGCGTTCACTCAAGAGCAGGCGCGTCAGGTGAAGGTCTTTGTAGAGAGCCTACCTTCAGGTATTCGAACAATCTTGGTTCATTGTGAGGGAGGCTTTTCTCGCTCTTGTGCAATTGTTCTCGCGCTGAATGAGCTATACGGTTGCGTCGTCGACCATGGTCAGCTTTCGGAGGCGAATCCATCCGTTCTAAAGCTGATGACGGGGCGCTAA
- a CDS encoding DUF6471 domain-containing protein has product MSDINAQWVSLAARVVRVALARKDVGYAELAKRLAEFGVTEDDKTLAARVAAGRVRLVLFLQILSAIDAELPQIWWPPIFANDTWDGRSRAVLEAERTQLAPMEIEELAQRLGELNAGFTQKTLVEHVTSGNLFLPEFLRCLVVLRSRSLDPYIEYRDLLAAARS; this is encoded by the coding sequence ATGAGCGATATAAATGCTCAGTGGGTTAGCTTGGCCGCGCGTGTTGTCAGAGTTGCTTTGGCGAGAAAGGATGTTGGATATGCGGAGCTCGCGAAGCGCTTAGCCGAATTTGGCGTGACGGAGGACGATAAGACTCTTGCCGCTCGAGTGGCTGCGGGAAGAGTTCGCTTGGTTCTCTTTCTCCAAATACTTAGTGCAATTGACGCGGAGTTACCTCAAATATGGTGGCCTCCAATTTTCGCAAATGACACTTGGGATGGCCGTTCCAGGGCAGTCTTGGAGGCCGAACGTACTCAATTGGCACCGATGGAAATTGAGGAACTCGCCCAGCGTCTCGGCGAGCTGAATGCCGGATTTACTCAGAAGACCCTGGTTGAGCACGTTACTAGCGGAAATCTTTTTTTGCCTGAATTTTTGCGTTGCTTGGTTGTTTTGCGCAGTAGAAGTCTTGACCCATATATTGAATATCGAGACCTCCTCGCCGCCGCTCGTTCTTGA
- a CDS encoding helix-turn-helix domain-containing protein: protein MQAAYGQMSLFHQECQLTPNRYQIEMTMELGKRIEHCMTISMEKSKYHKEDVVQALREANWIDENGRTRITELQATFAKYFKGAFPETRLNFIVGDEHLIRTNLTALTSLNKDVHPEICILLRWFAENVSYIAAPRTMASNDVQRRPDRPTPLTDAVVAALAEHRTLKATAAALNIQQAVLSAFCDFHEIVVAATNRKLKENLTDVAKDYLEKMTPKEIADKYDVSLSQAYRWRKATTNQPLPSKTALADQVNADLVSWERAKNMNPTFSTQQLRRLLPNEYTRLQRNDKNRFDKIKPDVTCVSVADARIPPQEVLKPLKTALLATKNSNETPTETAKRHSKYYLLKRIGVPAYALNKCEKDGLVSSLTQTQVQFVLSRILQELELNPPSPTALEQAAAEGPSEELTAKRLALARERFNRSPESYAKKLGLRSSSIRKVLK, encoded by the coding sequence ATGCAGGCAGCTTACGGTCAAATGAGTCTCTTTCATCAAGAGTGCCAACTAACTCCTAATAGATATCAAATTGAAATGACTATGGAACTTGGAAAACGTATTGAGCATTGCATGACAATCTCAATGGAAAAATCAAAGTATCACAAGGAAGATGTTGTCCAAGCGTTGCGTGAAGCCAATTGGATAGATGAAAATGGCCGCACAAGAATCACTGAACTACAGGCTACCTTCGCTAAGTATTTCAAAGGTGCTTTTCCTGAAACACGCTTGAACTTTATTGTCGGCGATGAGCATCTCATTCGCACTAATCTCACCGCCCTGACCAGCCTCAATAAAGATGTGCATCCGGAAATCTGCATCCTGCTCCGCTGGTTCGCCGAGAACGTCTCCTATATAGCAGCTCCTCGCACGATGGCATCAAACGACGTTCAGCGGCGGCCGGATAGACCGACTCCCTTAACAGATGCCGTCGTCGCCGCGCTGGCAGAGCATCGCACTCTCAAAGCTACCGCTGCAGCCCTAAATATTCAGCAAGCGGTCCTTAGCGCGTTCTGCGATTTTCATGAAATCGTCGTTGCCGCGACCAATAGGAAACTCAAAGAGAATCTAACGGACGTCGCCAAGGATTATTTAGAAAAAATGACTCCTAAAGAAATAGCTGACAAATATGATGTGTCACTTTCTCAAGCATATCGTTGGCGCAAGGCCACCACCAACCAACCTCTTCCTAGCAAGACTGCACTTGCCGACCAGGTCAATGCTGATTTGGTGAGTTGGGAACGCGCAAAAAATATGAACCCCACCTTCTCCACTCAGCAATTAAGACGCCTGCTACCGAATGAATACACACGCTTACAAAGAAACGACAAGAATCGATTCGACAAAATCAAACCAGACGTAACTTGCGTGTCAGTCGCCGATGCCCGTATTCCGCCACAAGAAGTGCTCAAGCCATTGAAGACAGCACTTCTGGCCACAAAAAACAGCAACGAAACACCGACCGAGACTGCGAAACGTCACTCAAAATATTACTTGCTCAAACGAATCGGCGTGCCAGCGTACGCCTTGAATAAGTGCGAGAAAGATGGACTCGTTTCCTCGCTGACACAGACTCAAGTGCAGTTCGTTCTTAGTCGAATTCTGCAGGAGCTGGAGCTAAATCCCCCCTCCCCCACTGCCCTTGAACAAGCTGCCGCGGAAGGTCCATCCGAAGAGCTAACAGCGAAACGTCTTGCTCTCGCTCGAGAACGCTTCAATCGGAGCCCGGAGTCTTACGCTAAAAAGTTAGGCTTGCGTTCGTCGTCTATTCGAAAGGTTCTCAAGTGA
- a CDS encoding PDDEXK family nuclease: MPRYPSNAITIPFTPADEERIVQTGRLSIAPGLKAPVNYSGFDLTRLQTSTILTWPPQLPERDPRGQLSAPQYRHWKKASEGRIGIAGNYYSFKAGGVVPCQSALERRFLVCAEFDPNIVEIRAQYALWGRADYLACKHAGLRLPKHLKITLDFMTTLRAGDKFHYHAVSVKPYEFTSETSEIKRHKKEFGLVDSWNFTHQFITEHSMPSQLEINCRRLFENMRYVEDVEVYQVRAAALGEYMSNKTVLDICDWEIRDAAQHFGWSRHETYRVFGIANFLGYLRVDHVHDLLPHKPLHLQMPNQPVINFWSNPWLPVK, translated from the coding sequence ATGCCTAGATATCCTTCCAACGCAATAACGATTCCGTTCACGCCAGCCGACGAGGAACGTATCGTCCAAACGGGACGGCTCTCAATCGCCCCAGGACTCAAAGCACCCGTGAATTATTCCGGCTTCGACCTGACTCGCTTGCAAACATCGACCATCCTCACCTGGCCACCTCAGTTGCCGGAGCGAGACCCGCGCGGACAACTCTCGGCGCCGCAGTACCGCCATTGGAAGAAGGCGAGCGAAGGACGAATCGGCATCGCCGGCAACTATTACAGCTTTAAAGCGGGAGGAGTTGTACCTTGCCAATCGGCGCTTGAACGTCGCTTCCTTGTTTGCGCCGAGTTTGACCCAAACATCGTTGAAATCCGTGCGCAATATGCCTTGTGGGGCCGGGCTGATTATCTGGCCTGCAAGCATGCCGGTTTGCGATTACCCAAGCACCTCAAGATTACGCTCGACTTTATGACGACCCTCAGAGCAGGAGACAAGTTTCACTACCACGCTGTTTCAGTCAAACCTTATGAATTCACAAGCGAGACGTCAGAAATCAAGCGCCACAAAAAAGAATTCGGTCTGGTCGATAGCTGGAATTTTACGCATCAATTTATTACCGAGCACTCAATGCCTAGCCAGTTAGAAATTAACTGTCGACGTCTTTTTGAAAACATGCGCTACGTCGAGGATGTCGAAGTATATCAAGTTCGCGCTGCAGCTTTAGGCGAATACATGTCAAACAAAACCGTATTGGACATCTGCGATTGGGAAATTCGAGATGCCGCTCAACATTTTGGCTGGTCTCGTCACGAGACTTACCGTGTTTTCGGAATAGCAAATTTTCTAGGCTATTTGAGAGTCGACCACGTGCATGACCTTCTTCCTCATAAGCCACTTCATTTACAAATGCCCAACCAGCCTGTCATCAATTTTTGGAGTAACCCGTGGTTACCGGTCAAATGA
- a CDS encoding helix-turn-helix domain-containing protein, with amino-acid sequence MTKIGALLVRLRYAHPMRQEDAAALTGISRNTAYRIENGDSSVAIGNILRYLEVLSPGATIGDLFDEGSATLVTLRLREARRRTRVVLKKAIRIEKSE; translated from the coding sequence ATGACCAAGATTGGAGCTCTGCTCGTACGGCTGAGATATGCCCACCCAATGCGACAAGAAGATGCTGCGGCACTCACAGGGATTTCTCGAAATACTGCGTACAGGATTGAGAACGGTGATTCCAGTGTGGCGATTGGTAACATCCTCCGCTACCTCGAGGTTCTTTCTCCTGGTGCCACTATTGGAGACCTTTTCGATGAAGGTTCCGCCACTCTTGTGACACTTCGCCTGCGTGAAGCCAGAAGACGTACTCGAGTCGTCCTAAAGAAAGCAATTAGAATTGAAAAATCAGAATAG
- a CDS encoding HipA domain-containing protein encodes MTYKLLAISDSQRIGELFCESLDDLHKFHYSRNWRESPQAFPLSSHMSLSRERIPSYTIRRYLNNLLPEGEALHVAAARNKVSIANTLILALRLGQEPAGAASFVWDADNVVLPNVQKPFRRYISDEELAQRIRTRDKNPFSVWGGRLYQQLAGVQDKLQILVENGEFFLVGGSLSSTHIIKPETRNPKTPFMVANEHFCMSLAAALGLQVASVGIRRTPEPVLLIERFDRSVEYNVHDGQCGAIVRRRHIIDGCQALNMPAEWKYECPKGHTPSRNVPSIGVSFEKLFSLRPYFSVPAQVVKGILQWALLQLLIGNSDAHGKNISFFQTHDGLALAPMYDLVCTQAYGDAVAQEMAMAYGGTFQLVKVDAQQLLKFAGIAGVTARLLGEELARLASAAFVHAKRLAIDSIYTDDERAFLLSVTDFVSSQAKKMLRFAGDIYVHGNPSGVHLGLAKDKFEAPADIDATNSEIGRMFNGDD; translated from the coding sequence ATGACCTACAAACTTCTTGCAATCAGCGATAGCCAAAGAATTGGTGAGTTATTCTGTGAGAGCCTGGATGACCTGCATAAATTCCACTATTCGCGCAATTGGCGTGAGTCACCTCAAGCGTTCCCACTCTCGTCGCACATGTCGCTCAGCCGGGAGCGAATACCGTCATATACCATCCGCCGTTACCTGAATAACTTGCTCCCGGAGGGAGAGGCGCTTCATGTGGCCGCTGCTCGAAACAAAGTGTCAATAGCTAACACCTTAATCTTGGCGTTACGACTTGGCCAAGAGCCCGCAGGAGCTGCGAGTTTCGTGTGGGACGCAGATAATGTTGTTCTTCCCAATGTTCAGAAACCATTTCGCCGATATATCAGCGACGAAGAGCTGGCGCAGCGTATTCGAACTCGAGACAAGAATCCATTCTCAGTGTGGGGCGGCCGGTTATATCAGCAGCTCGCAGGCGTCCAAGATAAGTTGCAGATTCTGGTCGAGAACGGCGAGTTCTTTCTTGTGGGCGGCTCTCTTTCATCGACGCATATCATCAAGCCAGAAACGCGTAATCCGAAAACCCCTTTCATGGTTGCGAATGAGCATTTCTGCATGTCGCTCGCAGCGGCCCTTGGCCTGCAGGTAGCTTCAGTAGGTATTCGGAGGACCCCGGAACCGGTTCTTCTAATTGAGCGATTTGACCGCAGCGTGGAATACAACGTCCATGATGGACAGTGCGGAGCAATCGTACGCCGTCGTCATATCATCGATGGCTGCCAGGCTCTCAACATGCCAGCTGAATGGAAGTATGAATGTCCTAAGGGACATACGCCCTCTAGGAATGTACCAAGTATCGGCGTAAGTTTCGAAAAATTATTCTCACTTCGACCTTACTTTAGTGTGCCGGCGCAAGTCGTGAAGGGTATTCTTCAATGGGCGCTCCTCCAATTGCTTATCGGGAATAGCGACGCTCATGGCAAGAATATTTCGTTTTTCCAGACTCATGATGGACTCGCTCTAGCTCCGATGTACGACTTGGTGTGCACACAGGCATATGGGGATGCAGTGGCGCAAGAGATGGCAATGGCTTATGGCGGCACATTTCAATTGGTTAAGGTGGACGCTCAACAACTCCTAAAATTTGCAGGTATTGCCGGCGTTACTGCTAGATTGCTTGGAGAGGAACTGGCGCGACTAGCTTCCGCTGCTTTTGTCCACGCCAAACGCTTGGCGATTGATAGCATCTACACCGATGACGAACGTGCCTTCCTGTTATCAGTCACCGACTTCGTGTCATCTCAAGCCAAGAAAATGTTGAGATTTGCTGGAGACATCTATGTACATGGAAATCCGTCGGGGGTCCATCTGGGGCTGGCAAAAGATAAATTTGAGGCGCCGGCCGATATCGATGCAACGAATTCAGAAATTGGGCGCATGTTTAACGGCGACGATTGA